Proteins co-encoded in one Populus trichocarpa isolate Nisqually-1 chromosome 10, P.trichocarpa_v4.1, whole genome shotgun sequence genomic window:
- the LOC7477194 gene encoding leucine-rich repeat extensin-like protein 3 — METRHKLKLSLLALFMLLPSTKSSTMPKSRMLYQIACTMCSTCCGSTPVPSPPPPSPPPPAASPPPPATTAICPPPPSPPPSGGGSYYYSPPPPSTYTYSSPPPPQGGVVGGTYYPPPNYKNYPTPPPPNPIVPYFPFYYYSPPPPSMSASFKLMASYSTSVLVGVVALVLCLF; from the coding sequence AAACTCTCACTTCTAGCCCTCTTCATGCTACTACCCTCAACAAAATCCTCAACAATGCCAAAGTCAAGGATGTTGTACCAGATTGCATGCACAATGTGCTCCACATGTTGTGGCAGTACCCCAGttccatcaccaccaccaccctccCCGCCGCCACCAGCAGCATCACCACCTCCACCAGCCACCACCGCCATCTGCCCGCCACcgccatcaccaccaccatcaggAGGGGGCTCTTACTATTACTCTCCACCTCCGCCTTCCACTTACACTTACtcctcaccaccaccaccacaaggTGGTGTCGTTGGTGGCACTTACTATCCTCCACCAAATTACAAGAACTATCCCACACCCCCACCTCCTAACCCAATTGTCCCCTACTTCCCTTTTTACTACTACAGCCCCCCGCCTCCTTCCATGTCTGCTTCTTTCAAGTTGATGGCTTCTTACAGTACCAGTGTGCTTGTGGGGGTGGTTGCCTTGGTACTTTGCTTGTTTTGA